GCAACTCACTCGACCGGGTTCCTTAACTTCTCGACTTCGAGTTTGACTTTTTTGTGCCATTGTCAAGTCCTTCATGACAGGGCATAGATCACAAATGCTACGTCATCGAGCCGAtctttttcgattttgttttgctagCCAAGGTGTTGCCAAGTCGTCTGCGAGCCAGACAGTCGAACCACGTATTTTGTCgacaaaaaacataaactatTATAGCGTGGTAAAAATGTCTTTTCATACACCAAAGATTGAAGACCCTAAAAAGGCGTTAATTAACTTCATTAATATCAGCGAAAGTGAATAATTAACCATTGTATATGAGTATAGATTTTATAAATGataatatctaaaaataaatgttttattttgtattgttttgtacaaatttatacttacacctaatttattaaatagttaatGTATTCATTTTAGTCATGTcatttgcattaaatattaaacggAAGGATAATTTAATTCCGTTAAGGCAAAGCCGGCTTTGaagatattttaataaatgatcCAAGAAGTGCAGCAAACGCCCTGACCGAATTTCTACAACCTTTGCGGTGAGGGTATCTACTGATTTTAGCCGTCAAACGCATGTTTGGCAACCAGTTTTGGGCACTATTGTCTATCGGTCTTTCTATATTTCTATATCTTTAGTTACCTGTTTGTCCGGCGGCCTCTTCTTCCGTTGTGCCGATTTTTCGGCTACTTTTGCTAATGAAGATCAGCATTTGAGTCATACATAAACATGCGAGTGTGTATATGCTTAACAGTTTCCATTGGAGCGAGGCATTGAACTGTTGccgcttttgcttttgcttttgccttagcttttgttttttttttttggttttggccaaGCTACGGAAGTAACCCAGTTGTGGCAATCGCATTGAGGAAATGGTTGCCAAACCACTCAAAACGTTTGAGTCGAGACCAAAACAATCTCATTCTCGTTCGCAGCCTGAACCGGTGAACAACTAGCAGCAGATCACGGAGTTCAGATCACAGATCTCAGAGCACATCACATCAACACAATGGGCAAGGCGGAGTGCATTAGCTACGATGAGCAGCAGTTGCCCTATATCGATCTGGGTTCGGCACAGATCCGTATGGAGAAGGATGCAGCACCAGAGTGGGCTCTCAAAAAGGCGCAGGACGAGCTGAGGGAACTGCCCGGCGTCAAGGAGCAGGCCATCAAGGACCTCAGGGAGCTCATTCAAAGTGAGTACAGTAACTAAAGCaatttaaacagttttttaatatatatattttttagatgAAAAGTATCTGAACCTTCCGCTGGACGATGAGTATATGATGATGTTCCTGCGTCCCACTCATTACTATCCAGAAAGTGCCTTGAAAAGGGTGAGTACTATTTGAGAAACAagccatataaaaataaagcttaataatgtttgtaaaacaaaaatgtatgcctcatttatataaatagcttgtgtttacttaaattatagcttatccttaaaaatattttttactttagtttaatatttgttttattttaatatataaaaaatgtaaaaatataatttgaactattttacaatattaacaaatatagtttttacattttaaaaggagaattatggattttaaacctttttcaataaaatttaagaagaaCCGcctaaacaaaagaaataatttaaaaccaaattcaaTAAGTgagcatattttttaaataaaaatgtttgttttctttttatttacagCTCAAGAACTTTTATCACATGAAACTGAAGTACGGAATTGCTTGTGAGAATATAATACCCAGCAAGTTGCGCAACGTTTTCGAGGCAAATATATTGAATTTGCTGCCCCAAAGAGATCAGCATGGTCGTCGTCTGCTAGTGTTGGAAGCAGGCAGTAagtttaactaaaaaaaaaatttaaatgatattttaattaaatttgtactcTAGAAAAATGGAAGCCGTCCCAAGTGCCCTTGGTGGATTTGTTCCGAGGCATTCAATTGACCGTGTTGGGATCCATGGTGGAGCCCTATTCACAAATTTGCGGAGCAGTTGTTATCATCGACATGGAGGGTATTAAAATCTAGACATTAAAAGGCaaacatacattttaataaacctGTATTAAACTTTTTACAGGTCTGCCACTTAGCCACATTACACAATTTACACCCTCGTTTGCCGCCATGTTGCTGGATTATATTCAAGAATGCATCTGCATGCGTTTGAAGGCAGTTCACATTGTGAACAATTCATATATATTCAACATGCTCTTTGCGATATTCAAACCATTTATTCGTGAAAAGTTGCGCAAGAGGGTAAGTTCTTATAATGCATGTATGAAAATGAGAGGGTTTATTTAATACTAAATTCCGATTTTTCAGATATTCTTCCATGGCAAGGACTACAAGTCCCTGATCTCTCACATTGATGCTGGTGCCTTGCCTCCCAAATACGGTGGTTCTGCCACTTGGGAACTGCCGCCTGGTAAACTACTGGGAGAATTCTTTGAGTGCTACGCCAAGGACTATGAACGTaagaagtttttaaatttgtaaaccaaCCTTATtagataattaatttaaattgttttctagTGGCTGACAGCTATGGGTACACCGAGGGCTATAAAATGAAGAAGTAATAGTACAAGAAAAACAGATAAATCCACCCAATCCTCAATTAACCGTTTTGATTCGTATTTTAGTCACTTAAGTTGGGTCATTTGTGATATTGCAAATATTGTCGTACTTTAAGTCGTAGTCTCTTTGCCCTTAAAATTTAAGGCTCAAAAACCATTCATAATAATTGGCAAGCTCATGATTAAAGCAAAGATTTTGTTTAGCGATTTCTAAGCATTTAAACTGATACCATTTgtaatatatacttttttaaattgttattgaaATAATGAATAAAGATGAAAACATTTGTTATAAAAGTATGAAAcaactgttttgttttttcgtaACTGGGTGAAatgtttgtaaaattaaattactgtTACATTGAACTATAAACTAAAGACTAAAATGGCCTTAGCTTAGCTGACACAAACTCTtagttaaaataatacaagttCGTTAACcacaacaaaaaacacttttttttttaattaataaaaaatattttatttgactcACACACAATTGGtcaagaaaacatttaaatacaaaacatatcTAATAACTAAGGAATGTAAAAAGAGTATTCGTTAGCTAAGCGAAGATCGCCACATGGTTGGACTTCGTAGGCTATCTAATCTTTGGCATAGTCACGGGAATGGTTGCAGTTTTTAGTTGGATATTTTTTAGAGTGCCTCTAAACTATGAGCTACGACTAAAGCACTAGGACGGCTTAACTATCTAGATGGCGTGGATGTAAAGGGAGACCCTTCAATCCTTCAATCCTGCTTGTTATCGCTGATGGCTGTGGAGGCAGTGGCCACACTCTCAACCGTTTGCGATTTGATGATGTTTGGCTTCCGGCTTTTTTCGAGGAGCGGAGAACTGTCCGGAGATCCTTTGACACTCTTTTCGCAGACCAAAGTAGAGGCCTTGGACTTGAGTTCCTCGGCACTGGAGAATTGGGAGCGGCTCTTGTACTGACCATTAGTTTTGGTCTGGGTTTTCAGATCGTATCTACGATTCCGACAAGCTGACACCAAATTTTGAACTGGTCCCCAGCACAGGAGTATTAATCCAGTAGCAAGGCAAATTCCGGCGAAGATTTGTCCGGACAGCAGGACAATCGGCAGCACTTTCAATTGATCAGCCATTTCCGGAGTGATTCTCACTTTTTGCTCAAACCATATGAGTGGGAAGAATACCTTGGGTATTTCTGTGTACAAGGCGAGGCCATCGATTGGTTCCACAAGCATGTTGACCTGAAATCGGGCAGCCACCTCCAGGGGAATTCCAGTTTTCGGCTCCACTACCATATAGAACTCGTGATCCTTCTGATTGGGACTTAAACCTTCCACCTGGTCAACATAGTAACGATCTCCATTGAAAAAATGCGGATAGGACATGAAAACAGGAGATCCAAAGCGACAGGAACTGATGTTCATCACTCCCGAAGGAACACATTCGCCACCACAATAGCAAAGGTTTTCAGGATAACGAGTGCCTGTAAAATAATTGATTATATAAATAAGGCTTTTTTAATGAGAGTTTGTGCAAAAAACTAGGgtttaaaatgcttaaatcaataacaatagtttacaaaattaaattaaaatcatccaGAGGTCTAACCTTGAAAATCCGGTGCAGTTGGACTGCCTGATTCAGACTCAAACATTTTCGTATGGTCATTGAAAGCTTATTTTACTATTGCACAGATGTAATCTTGATTGTTCTCCTAATATAAATGCTAGAGCTAGACAAAGTTAAAAGAACGAATtgctaaaattaaagttctaaaGCTGGAGCATTAACGAATCTAACAAGCTATTAACGTAATACGccggaaatttatttttatacggagtattttgttaaattctGCAAATATAGAAATATGCCAGTTAGCTGGCAAAAAGATCAAACCTGTTTTTAGATACTAGCATAAAATTAACGATATAATAAGGGAGTACCTTTTTTTCAACTAGTTTTAACTTTTctcatttacaattttaagtaCCTAACGGATTTGTCTAGAATGTTTTGACTCCGACCTACGTCAAACATAGACACAACGTAAATTTGACTTGTCAATTTCatggatttatttaattttattcaatacaGACCCCTTTTAAGCTTATGCAACTAAGCATCCATGAAATGCTAATCAAAGCTCACCATTATCTACAGAACGAGGTCCTCCAGAAAATTTGTAACCCTGTAGACCTTCGATATCTACCGTTTCCGCATAATCCAGCGGAATCGTGCGGCACATATCCGGCGTAAATAAGCCGACACTATCGCCGGGCTTGAGATTCTGTGGCTGGAATTCTCCGGCAGATCCATTGGTCATTCCGCAATAGGAATCGTAAAATCCAGTGTTTTCCTGATAATTCCATGCGTGCATTTGACCCAATTTGGAGAGATTATCAGCGCCCGtgaagacattaaaaactCCGGTGAGGTCGGCGCTTCCATTGCGCGTATAGAACCAACCGAATTTATCGAAGGGGACCTTCACCTCATCACCGAAAATGGGCATGGCAATGGCCACGTCGATCATCATATCGCTGTATCCGGTGAAGAGAAGTTCGTCTACTGATTTTTGGACAGACATTTCGGCACCGTACATCTTAAGACCCAAATCGACCAAGGTGCGCTTGTGTGAAGGCCAGTATTTCGCGGTGGCAGCTGCGGACTgatgtaaaaatgtttttttttagtcttaGAAAAGATTCTTTAtaacattataaatattttcaaacatgCAAGGCTTTTAAACACTTATTTTCGCCTTCATTAGCAAATACAGAACTTTAAAGAGCtctaaaatttagaaaaacaaacaaacaatttttttttaaattattataagttatttaagttaaactaTTATGAAAgacctttttaatttattttatacaaaaaaaaaacattttatataaaagttgctttaaaagaaaattaacttttaatacacaaataaaaatatgactattttattcaatattttatatttaaattgaatattaaatcatcattttaaattaaatacatattaaatggcatgatttattataaaaatatttaaatttgtgtgaacaatattatatttaaaatacgtTATTTTTACCAGTGTACTTTTCATAAGATTTTTTAGAGTTATCCATATTAGCTTTCCTCTAAATTTGTTATTCATGGGATTTTTGCATTCTAAATTTATAGttatataaaacttttttaaattctacAAATTCTTTAAAGTGGTACCCACCAGAGCCACAGCATTGAGGGTGTTAATTTTATCATCCAGACTTCCTGTGCTGCCCTCCGCATCGAAATAGAACAAACTGCGTCTGCGATAGCTTACGGATGCGTTTTCGGGATGCCAGTGGATGTCCACCTTATCGGGTCGCTCGGTAAAGCGATATGGACCCACTTGCTCCAAAATGGGCTTTGTGGAGAAATTGCCAAAGTCCTCCGGATTCGTCCAGTTGTAGAG
This genomic stretch from Drosophila gunungcola strain Sukarami unplaced genomic scaffold, Dgunungcola_SK_2 000001F, whole genome shotgun sequence harbors:
- the LOC128261203 gene encoding alpha-tocopherol transfer protein-like — its product is MGKAECISYDEQQLPYIDLGSAQIRMEKDAAPEWALKKAQDELRELPGVKEQAIKDLRELIQNEKYLNLPLDDEYMMMFLRPTHYYPESALKRLKNFYHMKLKYGIACENIIPSKLRNVFEANILNLLPQRDQHGRRLLVLEAGKKWKPSQVPLVDLFRGIQLTVLGSMVEPYSQICGAVVIIDMEGLPLSHITQFTPSFAAMLLDYIQECICMRLKAVHIVNNSYIFNMLFAIFKPFIREKLRKRIFFHGKDYKSLISHIDAGALPPKYGGSATWELPPGKLLGEFFECYAKDYELADSYGYTEGYKMKK
- the LOC128261202 gene encoding protein peste produces the protein MPTQNSAMWGQKSNRKLIIGIFGFCLGLFGILCGLFWADLFSWIMQREMALAPNTRVYENWKTPPLDLSLDIYLYNWTNPEDFGNFSTKPILEQVGPYRFTERPDKVDIHWHPENASVSYRRRSLFYFDAEGSTGSLDDKINTLNAVALSAAATAKYWPSHKRTLVDLGLKMYGAEMSVQKSVDELLFTGYSDMMIDVAIAMPIFGDEVKVPFDKFGWFYTRNGSADLTGVFNVFTGADNLSKLGQMHAWNYQENTGFYDSYCGMTNGSAGEFQPQNLKPGDSVGLFTPDMCRTIPLDYAETVDIEGLQGYKFSGGPRSVDNGTRYPENLCYCGGECVPSGVMNISSCRFGSPVFMSYPHFFNGDRYYVDQVEGLSPNQKDHEFYMVVEPKTGIPLEVAARFQVNMLVEPIDGLALYTEIPKVFFPLIWFEQKVRITPEMADQLKVLPIVLLSGQIFAGICLATGLILLCWGPVQNLVSACRNRRYDLKTQTKTNGQYKSRSQFSSAEELKSKASTLVCEKSVKGSPDSSPLLEKSRKPNIIKSQTVESVATASTAISDNKQD